The Flavobacterium sp. 123 genome contains a region encoding:
- a CDS encoding c-type cytochrome, which translates to MKITYLLLSVAMITLTSFSKENKEEKYTKKTEAVYQASNGEKLIAKMDCVGCHKIDKKLVGPSYLDIAKKYTLNDKNINYLSAKIIKGGSGVWGSIPMAAHPSLKKEDAKTIATYILSLKK; encoded by the coding sequence ATGAAAATTACTTATTTATTATTGAGCGTTGCAATGATTACTTTAACTTCTTTTTCAAAAGAAAATAAAGAAGAAAAATACACAAAAAAAACAGAAGCAGTTTATCAAGCTTCAAATGGAGAGAAATTAATTGCTAAAATGGATTGTGTTGGTTGTCATAAAATTGACAAAAAATTAGTTGGACCCTCTTATTTAGACATTGCAAAAAAATATACATTAAATGATAAAAACATTAATTATTTATCTGCAAAAATAATTAAAGGTGGTTCAGGTGTTTGGGGATCAATTCCAATGGCTGCACATCCAAGTTTGAAAAAAGAAGATGCTAAAACAATAGCTACTTATATTTTATCCTTGAAAAAATAG
- a CDS encoding sugar phosphate isomerase/epimerase, translating into MTTIQGPGVFLAQFISGQAPFNSLDGICKWAADLGFKGMQIPTLDARFIDLQKAAESKTYADELKGKIASYGLQVTELSTHLQGQLVAVHPAYDDFFDGFAPANLRGNPKARQEWAVQQLKYAAQASQNLGLNAHATFSGSLLWQYFHPWPQRPPGLIEDGFAELAKRWLPILNEFDKNGVDVCYEIHPGEDLFDGETYEMFLKAVNNHSRACLLYDPSHFVLQQLDYIQYIDFYHERIKAFHVKDAEFNSTGKQGTFGGYQSWANRAGRYRSPGDGQIDFKTIFSKLAQYDYKGWAVMEWECCIKNQEDGAREGAEFIKKHIIKVTDKAFDDFAAVETNTELNRKNLGL; encoded by the coding sequence ATGACAACAATACAAGGACCTGGTGTCTTTTTAGCACAATTTATTAGTGGCCAAGCTCCATTTAATTCATTAGATGGTATATGCAAATGGGCTGCTGATTTAGGCTTCAAAGGGATGCAAATACCAACTTTAGATGCTCGATTTATTGATTTGCAAAAAGCAGCAGAAAGTAAAACCTATGCGGATGAGTTGAAAGGTAAAATTGCATCTTACGGATTACAAGTAACAGAATTATCTACTCATTTACAAGGTCAATTAGTAGCTGTACACCCTGCTTACGATGATTTTTTTGATGGTTTTGCTCCTGCTAACTTACGAGGAAACCCAAAAGCTAGACAAGAATGGGCGGTTCAACAATTGAAATATGCGGCACAAGCTTCTCAAAACTTAGGATTAAATGCGCATGCTACGTTTAGTGGATCTTTACTTTGGCAATATTTTCATCCTTGGCCACAACGTCCACCTGGTTTAATTGAAGATGGATTCGCAGAGTTGGCCAAACGTTGGTTACCAATTTTGAATGAATTTGACAAAAATGGTGTTGATGTTTGTTATGAAATTCATCCTGGAGAAGATTTATTTGACGGAGAAACATATGAAATGTTTTTGAAAGCAGTAAATAATCATTCTAGAGCTTGCCTTCTATATGACCCATCGCATTTTGTTTTACAACAATTAGATTATATCCAATATATCGATTTTTATCATGAACGTATAAAAGCGTTTCACGTAAAAGATGCCGAATTCAATTCAACTGGAAAACAAGGGACTTTTGGTGGATATCAAAGTTGGGCTAATCGTGCAGGACGCTACCGTTCTCCGGGTGATGGTCAAATTGATTTTAAAACTATTTTCAGCAAACTAGCGCAATATGATTATAAAGGCTGGGCAGTAATGGAATGGGAATGTTGTATTAAAAATCAAGAAGATGGTGCTCGCGAAGGTGCTGAATTTATTAAAAAACACATTATTAAAGTTACTGATAAGGCGTTTGATGATTTTGCAGCCGTAGAAACAAATACAGAGTTAAACAGAAAAAATTTAGGATTATAA
- a CDS encoding Gfo/Idh/MocA family protein, whose translation MKKEEDNKITNNRRDFIKTGALAAAAFMIVPRHVLGRGYIAPSDRLSIASIGVGGKGKSDTAMFYKSGKADISFLCDVDTRRAADSVKAYPKAKFYKDWREMLDKEHKNFDAVSVSTPDHNHAIQALAAMQLGKHVYVQKPMAHDIYEARLLTQAAKKYKVVTQMGNQGASNDGTRIMKEWYEAGLIGDVHTIHAWTDRPVWPQGIPWSTANTEIPKELDWDLWLGTAPYKNYVDKLVPFNWRGWWDYGTGALGDMGCHLLEAPFSVLNLKYAKDVQCSVGSVYVDEFKRGYFPESCPPSSHVTLTFPKTEKTLGDVTVHWMDGGIQPERPTELGPNEIFGDGGNGTLFTGTKGKMMCDTYGLNPRLLPLSKNENLNVAQKYARVKDGSDGHYKQWIEAAMAGYGKQELSSPFEIAGPLTEALLMANLAIRGYDVMREELGEEVYPGRSAKLLWDNDAMKITNFDEVNQFIKREYRQGWKALTL comes from the coding sequence ATGAAAAAAGAAGAAGATAATAAAATCACAAATAACCGTCGTGATTTCATAAAAACAGGTGCTTTGGCAGCTGCTGCATTCATGATTGTACCTCGTCACGTTTTAGGAAGAGGATATATTGCACCAAGCGATCGTCTATCAATAGCAAGTATTGGTGTTGGTGGTAAAGGAAAGTCAGACACTGCTATGTTTTATAAAAGTGGGAAAGCAGATATTTCTTTTTTATGTGATGTAGATACAAGAAGAGCTGCTGATAGTGTAAAAGCATATCCAAAGGCTAAATTTTATAAAGATTGGCGTGAAATGTTAGACAAAGAGCATAAAAATTTTGATGCTGTTTCTGTTTCAACTCCGGATCATAACCATGCTATACAAGCATTGGCAGCAATGCAACTAGGAAAACATGTATATGTTCAAAAACCAATGGCTCATGATATTTATGAGGCACGTCTTTTGACTCAAGCTGCAAAAAAATATAAAGTTGTTACCCAAATGGGAAATCAAGGTGCCTCAAATGATGGTACTCGAATTATGAAAGAATGGTACGAAGCTGGTTTAATTGGTGATGTACATACAATTCATGCTTGGACCGATCGTCCTGTTTGGCCACAAGGAATTCCTTGGTCAACAGCTAACACTGAAATTCCAAAAGAATTAGATTGGGATTTGTGGTTAGGAACTGCTCCATATAAAAATTATGTAGATAAGTTAGTGCCTTTTAACTGGCGTGGATGGTGGGACTATGGAACAGGTGCTTTAGGAGATATGGGATGTCACCTACTTGAAGCTCCATTTAGTGTATTGAATTTAAAATATGCTAAAGATGTACAATGTAGTGTTGGGTCTGTTTATGTTGATGAATTCAAAAGAGGTTATTTTCCAGAAAGTTGCCCGCCTTCAAGTCATGTAACTTTAACTTTTCCTAAAACTGAAAAAACTTTAGGTGATGTAACTGTTCATTGGATGGATGGTGGTATTCAGCCTGAAAGACCTACAGAATTAGGTCCAAATGAAATTTTTGGTGATGGAGGTAACGGAACTTTATTTACCGGAACTAAAGGTAAAATGATGTGTGATACATACGGATTAAATCCTCGTTTACTTCCTTTAAGTAAAAATGAAAATCTTAATGTAGCTCAAAAATATGCTAGAGTAAAAGATGGTTCAGATGGTCATTACAAACAATGGATTGAAGCAGCTATGGCTGGTTATGGCAAACAGGAATTAAGTTCTCCTTTTGAAATCGCAGGTCCTTTGACTGAAGCTTTATTGATGGCAAACCTTGCTATCAGAGGTTATGATGTAATGAGAGAAGAACTTGGTGAAGAAGTTTATCCAGGACGTTCAGCAAAATTATTATGGGATAATGATGCTATGAAAATTACAAATTTTGATGAAGTGAACCAATTTATCAAAAGAGAATATCGTCAAGGTTGGAAAGCTTTAACTTTATAA
- a CDS encoding Gfo/Idh/MocA family protein, with protein sequence MRKLKMGMVGGGQDAFIGAIHRLAANMDGLIELSCGALSINPEIAVASGKALFLPESRTYLTYEEMIKAEAALPADERIDFVTIVTPNFAHFAPAMMALDYGFNVVIEKPITFSMEEARLLEQKLKETGLILCLTHTYSGYPMVKQAKAMVREGKLGKIRKVWVEYPQGWLSKLSEREGNAQAAWRTDPKKSGKSSVMGDIGTHAAHLAEYITGSKITDICAELNTLVEGRVMDDDGAVMLKFDNGAKGVLMASQVAAGEENALRIRVYGEKGGIEWFQHEPNSLIVKWLDEPTQILRAGSNYGAHLSSFAIHNCRTPGGHPEGYLEAFANIYRNFALTLGCKLDGKEPTPEMLDFPSVEDGLRGMAFIDNVVASAQSDKKWTPYVL encoded by the coding sequence ATGAGAAAATTAAAAATGGGTATGGTCGGTGGTGGCCAAGATGCTTTTATCGGAGCAATTCATAGATTAGCAGCAAATATGGACGGACTTATAGAATTAAGTTGCGGTGCATTGAGTATTAATCCAGAAATAGCAGTTGCATCTGGTAAAGCGTTGTTTCTTCCAGAATCAAGAACATACCTTACTTATGAAGAAATGATTAAAGCTGAAGCAGCTCTGCCTGCTGATGAACGAATCGATTTTGTAACTATAGTTACTCCTAACTTTGCTCATTTTGCTCCAGCAATGATGGCTTTGGATTATGGTTTTAATGTTGTTATCGAAAAACCAATCACTTTTTCAATGGAAGAAGCGAGACTTTTAGAACAAAAATTAAAAGAAACAGGATTAATTCTTTGTTTGACACATACCTACTCTGGTTATCCAATGGTGAAACAAGCGAAAGCAATGGTTCGCGAAGGAAAACTAGGAAAAATTCGTAAAGTTTGGGTTGAATATCCTCAAGGATGGTTGAGTAAATTATCTGAAAGAGAAGGTAATGCTCAAGCTGCTTGGAGAACTGATCCAAAGAAATCAGGAAAAAGTTCTGTTATGGGTGATATTGGAACTCATGCAGCGCATCTTGCTGAATATATTACAGGTTCAAAAATCACTGATATTTGCGCGGAATTAAACACTCTAGTTGAAGGTCGTGTAATGGATGATGACGGTGCGGTAATGTTAAAGTTTGATAATGGTGCAAAAGGTGTTTTGATGGCATCTCAAGTTGCTGCTGGTGAAGAAAATGCTTTAAGAATTAGAGTATATGGTGAAAAAGGAGGAATTGAATGGTTTCAGCATGAACCAAATTCTCTAATAGTTAAATGGTTAGATGAACCAACTCAAATTTTAAGAGCTGGTTCAAATTATGGCGCACATTTATCTTCATTTGCCATACATAATTGTCGTACTCCTGGTGGACATCCAGAAGGTTATTTAGAGGCTTTTGCTAATATCTATCGCAACTTTGCTTTAACGCTTGGTTGCAAATTAGATGGTAAAGAACCAACACCAGAAATGTTAGACTTCCCTTCTGTTGAAGACGGATTAAGAGGTATGGCGTTTATTGATAACGTAGTAGCTTCTGCGCAGTCCGATAAAAAATGGACTCCTTACGTTTTGTAA